One window of the Lasioglossum baleicum chromosome 8, iyLasBale1, whole genome shotgun sequence genome contains the following:
- the Pex5 gene encoding peroxisomal biogenesis factor 5 — MALRELVEGDCGGPSSLIHLTSHFVRDHGFKEEGIRHPFGHVEPFQPIDSDQLVKQFLEENASCPQTFRMDNLLQEMRDIDHNIHPPIAAPGVAQELTGLDTAWANQYLESGRHFRENHTDDIWQPDVEHVVAPIIASPQTHELGLGPKWAEEYIEHSIDAIQTDINKENTTEKTENDLSYSKFMKFMKQEGEEELAIAGNWIDEFQKDNSSPEADNADSSYLKFQNEWDKIMSSEKVSSKHSWLSEYDTYYDPFKEYELHEENPMTDVPNPLEEGKKRLEAGDLPSAILCFEAAAKQNENDPEVWLLLGKTQAESEQDPLAIAALKRCLTLDPMNSTALMALAVSYTNESYQNQACLTLKEWLLKNEKYKHLSPKKISIDEKLKPGVTSILFDDVHEEVKSLYIQAARMNPRDEIDADVQCGLGVLFNLSNEYDKACDCFQAALQVRPNDSRLWNRLGATLANGQKSEEAINAYHRALKLSPGFIRARYNLGICCINLSAYKEAGEHLLTALNQQAAGRGAHGENLSPTAMSNTIWSTLRLVISLMHKYHLNDAIESRDLARLNKEFEIV, encoded by the exons ATGGCACTTCGCGAATTGGTCGAGGGTGACTGTGGTGGACCTAGCTCGTTGATCCACCTAACATCACACTTTGTACGCGATCATGGATTCAAGGAAGAAGGAATACGTCACCCATTCGGACATGTGGAGCCATTTCAGCCTATAGATTCAGATCAGTtagttaaacaatttttagaaGAAAATGCTTCGTGTCCTCAGACATTTAGAATGGATAATTTATTACAAGAAATGCGAGACATTGATCACAACATTCATCCACCTATAGCAGCTCCAGGAGTAGCTCAAGAATTAACTGGTTTAGACACAGCTTGGGCAAATCAATATCTCGAATCAGGACGTCATTTTAGA GAAAATCATACAGATGATATTTGGCAACCCGATGTAGAACATGTTGTGGCTCCAATCATTGCATCACCGCAAACACACGAATTAGGCCTAGGACCGAAATGGGCTGAGGAGTACATAGAGCACAGCATAGATGCGATACAAACTGatattaacaaagaaaacaCAACCGAGAAGACAGAGAACGATTTATCATATTCAAAATTCATGAAATTCATGAAACAAGAGGGTGAAGAAGAATTGGCAATTGCTGGTAACTGGATAGATGAGTTTCAGAAAGACAATTCATCGCCAG AAGCGGACAATGCAGAttcttcatatttgaaattCCAAAACGAATGGGACAAGATAATGTCTAGTGAAAAGGTATCCAGTAAACATTCATGGTTATCAGAATACGACACATACTACGATCCATTTAAAGAATACGAACTTCACGAAGAAAATCCTATGACGGATGTACCTAATCCATTAGAAGAAGGGAAGAAGAGATTAGAAGCTGGAGATTTACCGAGTGCTATACTTTGCTTCGAAGCAGCGGCGAAACAAAACGAAAACGATCCGGAAGTTTGGTTGCTGCTTGGTAAAACTCAAGCTGAAAGCGAACAAGATCCATTAGCGATCGCAGCTTTAAAACGCTGCCTGACTCTCGATCCTATGAATAGCACCGCCTTAATGGCTCTTGCAGTCTCGTACACGAACGAATCTTATCAAAACCAAGCATGTTTAACTCTAAAAGAGTGGTTGTTAAAAAATGAGAAATACAAGCACCTGTCGCCGAAAAAAATTAGCATTGATGAAAAGTTGAAACCCGGTGTCACGTCCATTTTGTTCGA CGATGTACACGAAGAAGTGAAAAGTCTTTATATTCAAGCTGCACGAATGAATCCACGGGACGAAATAGATGCTGACGTTCAATGCGGATTAGGAGTACTTTTTAACTTGTCCAACGAGTATGATAAAGCTTGCGATTGCTTCCAGGCAGCGTTACAAGTTcgccctaat gaTTCTAGATTATGGAATAGATTGGGTGCAACTTTGGCCAATGGTCAGAAATCGGAGGAAGCTATAAACGCGTACCATCGTGCCTTGAAATTATCCCCAGGATTTATTAGAGCACGTTATAATCTGGGGATTTGTTGCATAAACCTTAGCGCATACAA AGAAGCTGGTGAACATCTTTTAACTGCTTTAAATCAACAAGCTGCTGGTCGTGGAGCGCACGGTGAAAACTTGTCACCGACAGCGATGTCAAATACTATTTGGTCAACGTTAAGACTTGTGATCTCGTTGATGCACAAATACCATCTGAACGATGCCATAGAGAGCAG AGATCTAGCGAGGTTGAATAAGGAGTTTGAAATTGTATGA
- the LOC143211260 gene encoding BLOC-2 complex member HPS3, whose protein sequence is MVRVITVHNFLGQHIAQIEESTASCIANASGREMLLLALSTHCVEVWELTMSDVKLHTVFPTVDMISQMVHCTKGDYVVTLESKYARDGTINSETGKPTNNFVRIYVNWAIVKDQSQPMRARIAGRVTPSLNRPLNSLEMIELPLSVQPTLIACCQSTGNLLVAAGNSAILHEFKVETQQVSKMKFIDFEARPWSLGFSFCPTYMEIIEDFIAVMDKSNLCVFRLTNSMYEDIDQLSSLTSTNSSSIDKTSISTDSSLVEYSNSMGNQDENTILQTTNIKYRNSTQDLHYGGSETNDTKSKKKRKNSKTSIWYKLETGDFNTLKCNNNKAIIDLDRLAHNEKDELQRLIAQDVIDGSSQSFTINFPSISLERAGPGHTLSPFILNPSDVRVIIKTNSPDLGWSENYTIKNLLSLKIVAVNNNSKFDGSSELFSCLLLKPLYMRKECNSTCLKKSILRSEKYRYLQGVSCFLCTLQEGYLYHFSATSSNPTDATCLTTYPFTAPVNRVALEHTALHALTEAGLESYTLRLSHHIARTSNNLENYKVTCPGVAEPVCLIGLRPFLGIQQLLHSKSYLILLAKADNSWTLYSLILPKLENLYYDLLNAARSHKATSPGTYRHLLGEAHALIRLAKDTVCNSVENEEIDDATNKNGMKVKNLYNQSCALLADYYIRSEYESDWDLCIPYYKMSGLKPAEVLSRKSSKDAPGLVTFLTEILLTLKSGSEADALFQGFNIVEIICKLKKGDLLKLIFGSPVLREYTTEKLIHLLLLYETDELVKLALAVLYIQAEKQEQAGKALEPVSSHCIKRVIIEHWDLLFDMTAMRKRSPMIPTFSDFAGMLMRQKNLTFVEILIQIIEDDGILSLHQIIQVFLEYLPSRVGRDGHYAALALQLFLEKYLHNYFSTKLITDSSAINKNQICTDIALVEAFKLLVRSYLGKLSQTKVYKLESKESIDENYNNFIFSKFRPDYLDRMPPYAKDYQKMLNANNLKDLANIDKTENEKDIPAELFKLQWLLSCDFVPNECFHEVKQFLETQEVEGSLSLKTLCIQNTEEVTTLLMENCPQAVVQYAKDVYTNETEWKYLIYLTQKKIAMSNMREELHCLYTQIMKEILNYLPHTLSLDGLQRIVPKDDIIAFQKCTEMCTQVTHAEQVKSLMMETGQQLLSTLKL, encoded by the exons ATGGTGCGTGTAATCACAGTACATAATTTTCTGGGACAACACATTGCTCAGATTGAGGAGTCGACTGCCAGCTGCATAGCCAATGCATCTGGACGTGAAATGCTCCTCCTAGCACTTTCGACGCATTGCGTCGAAGTATGGGAATTGACGATGTCCGATGTGAAACTTCATACTGTGTTTCCAACGGTCGATATGATCAGTCAAATGGTACATTGTACCAAAGGTGACTATGTGGTCACACTAGAATCAAAATATGCTAGGGACGGAACTATTAATAGCGAGACAGGAAAACCAACTAATAATTTTGTTAGAATCTACGTCAACTGGGCTATAGTGAAAGACCAAAGTCAACCCATGCGTGCTAGAATCGCAGGACGCGTTACTCCGAGCTTAAATCGGCCTCTGAATAGCTTAGAGATGATAGAGCTACCGTTAAGCGTGCAGCCCACGTTAATCGCCTGTTGCCAAAGCACTGGCAATCTTTTGGTAGCAGCAGGAAACAGCGCTATCCTCCATGAGTTCAAAGTTGAGACGCAACAAGTCTCTAAAATGAAATTCATTGATTTCGAGGCAAGACCATGGTCTTTAGGATTCTCCTTCTGTCCTACATACATGGAGATCATCGAAGATTTTATTGCTGTCATGGATAAATCAAACTTATGTGTTTTTAGGCTTACTAATTCAATGTACGAAGATATCGATCAATTGAGCTCTCTAACTTCTACAAATTCTTCATCCATCGACAAGACATCGATATCCACAGATTCCTCCCTTGTGGAGTACAGCAACAGCATGGGAAACCAAGACGAGAACACGATACTGCAGAcaacaaatataaaatacagaaactCCACGCAGGATCTTCATTATGGTGGATCAGAAACCAACGATACAAAATCTAAAAAGAAACGTAAGAATTCTAAAACAAGCATATGGTATAAACTAGAAACAGGAGATTTCAACACGCTAAAATGCAACAATAACAAAGCTATTATAGATTTGGATCGTTTAGCGCATAACGAGAAAGACGAACTGCAAAGACTAATTGCACAGGACGTAATCGATGGGAGTTCGCAATCGTTCACTATCAATTTCCCATCAATTAGTTTAGAAAGAGCAGGTCCAGGACATACACTAAGCCCGTTTATATTGAATCCATCGGACGTGAGGGTCATAATTAAAACGAATTCTCCAGATTTGGGGTGGTCGGAGAATTACACGATAAAGAATTTATTGTCCCTGAAAATTGTAGCAGTTAATAATAATTCGAAATTCGACGGAAGCTCCGAACTGTTTAGCTGCTTGTTGCTGAAGCCACTGTACATGAGAAAGGAATGTAACAGTACCTGCTTGAAGAAGTCGATCCTCAGGTCAGAGAAGTACAGGTACTTGCAGGGTGTAAGCTGTTTCCTGTGCACGCTGCAAGAAGGATATCTTTACCACTTCTCTGCAACAAGCTCGAATCCCACGGATGCAACTTGCTTAACAACTTATCCATTCACTGCCCCTGTTAATCGCGTTGCTTTGGAGCACACGGCCCTTCATGCCCTAACTGAGGCTGGTCTGGAATCCTATACTTTACGTTTATCTCATCACATCGCTAGAACGTCGAACAACCTGGAaaattacaaagttacatgtcCCGGCGTTGCAGAACCCGTTTGTCTAATCGGCTTACGACCATTTTTAGGAATACAGCAATTACTACACAGTAAAAGCTACTTAATTCTCTTGGCAAAGGCGGATAACTCGTGGACACTGTACTCCTTGATCCTGCCAAAGCTGGAGAACTTGTATTACGACCTTTTAAATGCCGCAAGAAGTCACAAAGCTACCAGTCCTGGAACATACAGGCATTTGCTTGGGGAAGCTCATGCGCTGATACGTTTAGCTAAAGACACTGTATGCAATTCTGTGGAGAACGAGGAGATCGACGATGCAACGAACAAGAATGGGATGAAAGTGAAGAATTTGTACAACCAATCCTGCGCATTGCTAGCCGATTATTATATTAGATCAGAGTACGAATCGGACTGGGATCTTTGTATACCATACTACAAAATGTCTGGGTTGAAGCCTGCGGAAGTTTTGTCGAGAAAATCGAGCAAGGATGCTCCAGGTCTTGTTACTTTCTTAACAGAGATTTTACTGACTCTGAAGAGCGGCTCGGAAGCCGATGCGTTGTTCCAGGGGTTCAATATCGTCGAGATAATCTGCAAACTTAAGAAAGGCGACTTGCTCAAATTAATCTTTGGCAGCCCCGTCCTTCGCGAGTACACTACAGAGAAGCTGATACATCTTTTACTGTTGTACGAGACCGACGAGTTAGTTAAATTAGCTTTAGCAGTTTTGTACATTCAAGCGGAGAAACAAGAGCAAGCGGGAAAGGCGCTCGAACCTGTCTCCTCGCATTGCATCAAAAGAGTGATCATCGAACATTGGGATTTATTATTCGACATGACTGCCATGAGAAAGAGAAGCCCTATGATCCCGACGTTCTCCGATTTCGCTGGCATGTTGATGCGCCAGAAGAATTTAACGTTCGTCGAGATTCTGATACAGATCATCGAGGACGACGGAATCTTATCACTGCACCAAATTATACAGGTGTTTTTGGAGTATCTGCCCTCGAGGGTGGGTCGGGACGGCCATTATGCCGCGCTGGCGTTGCAGCTTTTCCTCGAGAAGTATCTGCACAATTATTTTAGTACAAAGCTGATCACGGACTCATCTGCTATAAACAAGAATCAAATATGCACGGACATTGCCCTGGTCGAAGCGTTCAAGCTGCTGGTACGCTCGTACCTCGGCAAACTATCTCAGACCAAGGTGTACAAACTAGAGAGTAAAGAGAGCATAGACGAGAACTATAATAACTTCATATTTTCAAAGTTTAGACCCGATTACCTAGATCGAATGCCACCGTACGCGAAAGATTATCAAAAGATGTTGAACGCGAACAACTTGAAGGATTTAGCGAACATCGATAAGACTGAGAATGAGAAAGATATACCTGCGGAGTTATTCAAACTGCAATGGCTGCTGTCCTGCGACTTTGTGCCTAACGAATGCTTTCACGAGGTGAAACAGTTCCTCGAGACGCAGGAAGTCGAGGGCAGCTTGTCTCTGAAAACACTGTGCATTCAGAACACGGAGGAAGTGACCACTCTATTGATGGAGAACTGTCCCCAGGCAGTTGTACAGTATGCGAAG GACGTTTATACTAACGAGACCGAGTGGAAGTATCTGATCTATTTAACGCAAAAGAAAATTGCTATGTCCAACATGCGAGAGGAATTGCATTGCTTATACACACAAATCATGAAAG AAATTCTAAATTACCTGCCGCACACACTGTCGTTGGATGGTTTGCAACGTATCGTTCCAAAGGACGACATCATCGCATTTCAAAAGTGCACCGAAATGTGCACTCAAGTCACGCACGCGGAACAAGTCAAGTCTTTAATGATGGAGACCGGACAACAGCTCTTGTCGACGCTAAAATTATGA
- the Borr gene encoding borealin-related, with product MPRTKPARKLKENLEATDETDSLVKDFERQAHIRLSKMEAEAKMAIKGLVNFINLTTSRLPLEVRQMTLGELLNPEIHEEKENCEEVSSSVDEHLLKPHSVIKGKETTKRITAASDDGYVTEGIATSRASRTQKPVIQKTRKTRSSSRSKQIKLSEINQETAKKTKKLLGKGPTKADQFRTPALRPNNTEYGLVTPKIKPNTPLNVLRRPRQGEMVLSMQGSPLLVSAVVQENVANVNVPLGNGSIMSLLPKDGLRMSHIPTLDVETMRQLETLKNHIEKVILTK from the coding sequence ATGCCGCGAACGAAACCTGCTCGAAAACTGAAAGAAAACTTGGAAGCCACGGACGAGACAGATTCGTTGGTGAAAGATTTCGAGCGTCAGGCTcatattcgactctcaaaaatggaAGCGGAGGCGAAAATGGCAATTAAAGGTCTCGTAAACTTCATTAACCTTACTACATCTCGGCTTCCGTTAGAAGTACGACAGATGACCCTGGGCGAATTACTGAACCCCGAGATCCACGAAGAGAAGGAGAATTGTGAGGAAGTTTCGTCGTCCGTTGACGAACATTTGTTGAAACCACATTCAGTAATAAAAGGAAAGGAAACCACAAAGAGGATTACCGCTGCATCCGATGATGGGTACGTGACTGAAGGAATTGCAACGTCCCGCGCCTCGAGAACTCAAAAACCTGTGATCCAAAAGACGAGAAAGACACGTAGCAGTTCGAGATCCAAGCAAATAAAGCTTAGCGAAATTAATCAAGAGACTGCAAAGAAAACTAAGAAATTACTTGGTAAGGGACCTACAAAAGCTGATCAATTTAGAACTCCTGCACTGAGGCCAAACAATACCGAGTATGGTCTTGTGACTCCAAAAATCAAACCGAATACACCATTGAATGTTTTGAGAAGACCAAGGCAAGGGGAAATGGTTCTTAGTATGCAAGGTAGTCCCTTGTTGGTTTCCGCAGTTGTTCAGGAAAATGTTGCCAATGTTAATGTACCTCTGGGTAATGGCAGTATAATGTCTCTGCTACCCAAAGATGGTCTGCGCATGTCTCACATCCCAACTTTAGATGTAGAAACCATGCGACAATTAGAAACCCTAAAAAATCACATCGAGAAAGTCATTTTAACAAAATGA
- the LOC143211290 gene encoding leucine-rich repeat-containing protein 51 gives MDVSNPYEDELSRYKRNERQEMMIAAPLDLSFKKATTMRGMLLIQVTFVVSRTKRFNKNRFIPRELADKRPQAVRTGKIPLRTPTDRFVTCSFWLSHNALTSMDGFESLTQKLLDDPAYLSWIDLSFNEIKNIGDDITKFPNLKIVYLHGNNISNINDVVKLKNLNNLRSLTLHGNPIENLQYYRGYIVHILPQLSSLDFSAILSIEKKRAPPAGFYKMIYGAT, from the coding sequence ATGGATGTTTCGAATCCGTACGAAGACGAGCTTTCTCGTTACAAACGGAACGAACGGCAAGAAATGATGATAGCTGCGCCATTAGATTTGTCATTTAAAAAAGCAACAACCATGAGAGGTATGCTATTAATTCAAGTAACATTTGTGGTTTCGAGAACGAAAAGGTTTAACAAAAATCGTTTTATTCCAAGAGAATTGGCAGACAAACGTCCGCAAGCAGTGCGAACAGGTAAAATTCCGTTGCGAACTCCAACAGACCGATTCGTAACGTGTTCATTCTGGTTAAGCCATAATGCATTAACATCGATGGACGGATTTGAGAGTCTCACGCAGAAACTTCTCGATGATCCTGCGTACCTCAGCTGGATCGATCTATCTTTTAACGAAATAAAGAACATCGGCGATGACATTACAAAATTTCCGAATCTAAAGATCGTGTATTTACACGGAAACAATATATCGAATATCAACGACgttgtaaaattgaaaaatttgaataaccTTCGGTCTTTAACGCTGCACGGAAATCCCATAGAAAATCTTCAGTATTACAGGGGATATATTGTTCATATCCTTCCGCAATTATCATCGTTAGATTTTTCTGCTATACTCTCTATCGAAAAGAAGAGAGCACCGCCAGCTGGATTCTATAAAATGATATACGGCGCTACATGA
- the LOC143211276 gene encoding cyclin-L1 — translation MSNMKENSVVPAKNATTGNAKTYGKIVLTLQNCLLPEEKLNSTPSHLDGLDAETETDLRILGCELIQIAGILLKLPQVAMATGQVIFQRFYYSKSLVRHNMETTAMGCICLASKIEEAPRRIRDVINVFNHIKQVSSQKPIQPVILDQNYVALKNQVIKSERRVLKELGFCVHVKHPHKIIVMYLQVLGYEKNKALMQQCWNYMNDSLRSDVFLRHQPETVACACVYLGARQLQLPLPTSPAWFSLFKVNESAIRDVCRRILRLYYRPRVKPEQLEKRVEELRRQYEEARTKARGGDVDSHTPSPPLPKHHNAWGGFISRSGTHAAPERTKSPRRSKSPSTSPSRGEGTKHSKRKKHSRSRSRSHSHGRSRKPKKAQRRRSGSHKSSRSRYRSRSRSRDRDTEKSSKHRSKHRRH, via the exons ATGAGTAACATGAAAGAAAATTCTGTCGTTCCTGCGAAAAACGCGACGACAGGAAACGCGAAGACGTATGGAAAGATCGTGTTAACATTACAAAACTGTCTTCTACCCGAAGAGAAGCTTAACTCGACGCCGTCACATTTAGATGGACTGGATGCAGAAACCGAAACCGATCTGCGAATACTAGGATGCGAGCTAATACAAATAGCCGGTATTCTACTGAAACTACCGCAG GTTGCGATGGCCACTGGACAAGTAATATTTCAACGATTTTATTACAGTAAATCGTTAGTTAGACATAATATGGAAACGACTGCAATGGGTTGTATTTGTTTAGCTAGTAAAATTGAAGAGGCACCCAGACGCATCAGGGACGTCATTAACGTTTTCAATCACATAAAACAGGTATCCAGCCAAAA ACCGATACAGCCAGTGATACTAGACCAGAATTATGTGGCATTAAAGAATCAAGTGATCAAGTCGGAGAGAAGAGTTCTGAAAGAGCTAGGATTCTGTGTTCACGTGAAGCATCCTCACAAAATCATTGTTATGTACTTGCAAGTATTGGGTTACGAGAAGAACAAGGCTCTGATGCAGCAATGTTGGAATTACATGAACGATTCGTTAAGGTCTGATGTATTTTTAAGACATCAGCCGGAAACGGTAGCCTGTGCGTGCGTCTATTTAGGGGCCAGACAATTGCAGCTTCCATTGCCGACCTCGCCCGCTTGGTTCTCCCTTTTCAAAGTTAACGAATCCGCCATTAGGGACGTTTGCCGACGTATATTACGCCTTTATTACCGACCCCGCGTAAAACCGGAACAGCTAGAGAAACGCGTTGAAGAGCTTCGGCGACAGTACGAAGAAGCTAGAACCAAAGCTAGGGGAGGGGACGTTGATAGTCACACGCCAAGTCCGCCGCTGCCAAAACACCACAACGCCTGGGGTGGTTTTATCAGCCGTAGCGGTACACACGCGGCTCCCGAAAGAACAAAGTCTCCTAG GCGTTCCAAGTCTCCGAGTACTTCGCCTTCAAGAGGTGAAGGAACAAAGCATTCCAAGAGAAAGAAACATAGCCGAAGCAGATCCCGTAGCCATAGTCACGGACGTTCCCGGAAACCGAAGAAAGCGCAGCGAAGACGATCGGGAAGCCATAAATCTTCACGTAGCCGATATAGGTCTCGTAGTCGATCTCGAGATAGAGATACCGAAAAATCAAGTAAACATCGTAGCAAACACAGACGACATTGA